Within Candidatus Eisenbacteria bacterium, the genomic segment ACGAGAATGCGAAGCGAGTCGGACTCCGAAAGGGAAGGAGGGACGCCCGTGGTCGCGGGAAAACCGGCCTGATCTCCCTCGCCCGCGAACGGATCCTGAGAGGCGTGCCGCGCCGCGATGTTCCTTCGCGCCCACAGATAACCGACGATGCCGAAAAGCGGCGCGAAGAGGGCGGCTCCGCCCAGCACGAGAGCCGCCGAGCGGTGCTCGACATAGAAGCGATGATCGATGCCCAGCGCCCACATCCGCCAGAGAAGGAACGAGAAGATCGCCGCGAGAAGCGCCGACGCAAACTTGCGCGCCCCGCGCCTTTTCTTGAGAAGCGGGTTCTTCGTGGTCCAGTAGTGATACCCGAAAGCGATCTCCGGTTCCCTATCTTCGTCCGTCGAGTGAATCTTCCCTTTCCCGACAGCGAGAAAGTTGAGGGCGCGCTCGATCTCGATGATGTAATCCCTCATGAGGCGGCTCGACCAGAAGACGAAAACCGAGAAGACCGCCACCGCCTCGCACACGACGACGGAGATCGGAAGGATCCAGAGATAGTCGGCGGGACGGCCCGTTCCGACCATCCAACCGAGCGTCGTCGAGAGAATTGCGACCAGGAGAAACACGATCTTCGGGTAGTACGCGCACTGGCGACGGTAGTCCTCGCAACGCTCCGCATAGTCGGCAAGCTGCACATCGAGGAAATCGGCCAGAGGTCCTTCTCTCAACGCTCCCTCCTGCTCGCCCCGCCTCGCGAAGCTACTTCCCCACACAGAAGCGGGAGAAGATTCGATCGAGAAGCTCCTCGTTCGCTTCTTCGCCGGTGATCGCGCCAAGGCGCGCGATTGCTTCGCGAAGATCCTCGGCGAGAAGCTCCCCCTCGGCGGCGACGCCGCGCGCCCGCGCGAGAGCCGCGGCGGCGCCGCGAAGCGCCTCGGCGTGCCGCGCGCTCGCGAGAACCGCATCCCCCGGCGCCTCCGCCTCGAGGCCGCCCATCACGCGCGCCATTCTCTCGCGAAGAGCCGCGACGCCGTCGCCGCGGAGCGCCGAAACGTCGGACGCCTCTTGCTCCTCGCCCGCGGGGAGCTTTCCGCTGCGGTCCTGAAGATCGCTCTTCGCGAGCACGACGATCCGCTTTCGCTCGGACGTCGCATCGAGAAGCGCGCGGTCCTCGTCCGAGAGAGCCTCGGATCGATCGATCACAAGAAGAATGAGGTCCGCTTCCTCGAGCCGCTTCCGCGCGCGCCGCACGCCCTCTTCCTCGACGCCTCGCGCCCCCTCGCGGAGGCCGGCCGTGTCGAAGAGGCGGAAGAGAAGGCCGCCGATCTCCATCTCTCCCTCGAGAAGATCGCGCGTCGTCCCCGGCTCCGGCGCGACGATCGCGCGCTCCTCCGCGAGAAGCGCGTTGAAGAGGGTCGACTTCCCGCTGTTCGGCCGTCCGGCGAGAACCGCGCGGATCCCCTCGCGCACAAGGCGGCCCTTCTCGCCCGAGCGCGCGAGCGCCTCCGTCTCGGCGAGCGCTCTCGCGACAACGGCCGCCGCGCGCGCGGTGTCGTAGCGCGGGACATCCTCCTCCGCCGCGAAGTCGAGATCCGCCTCGACCTCCGCAAGAAGATCGAGGAGCGCGCTTCGAAGAGCCGCGATCCGCGCCGACAGTCCGCCCCGAAGCTGCGCGAGGGCGCTTCTCGCCGCCCCCTCCGTGCGCGCGCGCACGAGGTCGGCGACCGCCTCCGCCTCGGCGAGATCGATCCGCCCGTTCCGAAACGCCCGCCGAGTGAACTCGCCCGGCTCCGCGAGGCGTGCTCCCGCCTCGGCGAGACG encodes:
- the mnmE gene encoding tRNA uridine-5-carboxymethylaminomethyl(34) synthesis GTPase MnmE, with translation MPYREGDTIVAAATPPGVGALAVVRVSGPEAIPIADRVFRGRVRPSDAPPRTILRGEAAEENGEAIDEVLLVVFRAPHSYTGEDSVEMSCHGSPYLVRRLVRRLAEAGARLAEPGEFTRRAFRNGRIDLAEAEAVADLVRARTEGAARSALAQLRGGLSARIAALRSALLDLLAEVEADLDFAAEEDVPRYDTARAAAVVARALAETEALARSGEKGRLVREGIRAVLAGRPNSGKSTLFNALLAEERAIVAPEPGTTRDLLEGEMEIGGLLFRLFDTAGLREGARGVEEEGVRRARKRLEEADLILLVIDRSEALSDEDRALLDATSERKRIVVLAKSDLQDRSGKLPAGEEQEASDVSALRGDGVAALRERMARVMGGLEAEAPGDAVLASARHAEALRGAAAALARARGVAAEGELLAEDLREAIARLGAITGEEANEELLDRIFSRFCVGK